In the Danio rerio strain Tuebingen ecotype United States chromosome 8, GRCz12tu, whole genome shotgun sequence genome, one interval contains:
- the mpnd gene encoding MPN domain-containing protein — MGSEPPSSPQVVEEGADEEDEELSGAEDADLRSSSGRGSLLTRRGITLRVLLKDGLVEPGDGVLSIHYLGKKFVGDLLNDGKIRWVETGQIFNSPSAWATHCKRLVNPAKKSGCGWASVRYRGQKLVQYKTTWLHKYQPSADMSLISEGEDDEMGDDDEEEGKTTIPVEDKNKKSKPELHEIGLTQRRDRERIPVRYCTLGTRDAARDPHTLVELSAFSAINRFQPFNVAVSSNVLLLMDFHCHLTSSEVVGYLGGRWDTNTQLLTVLRAFPCRTRLADKDAAPAVEEEICQNLFMRGLSLVGWYHSHPRGPALPSLQDIDSQMDHQLRLQGSSNGFQPCLGIICGPYYHGNQGVASTITPFWVVPPPEQRPNDHGIPVAVEVTYVQDNFLTTDVLNEMMLLVEFYRSAPDLVQFSQMWSPNTSILDKIKASLSGHAPKDQAYAQILEHVYNQLRNTQ; from the exons ATGG GCTCAGAGCCGCCCTCATCTCCTCAGGTGGTGGAGGAAGGAGCAGATGAGGAGGATGAGGAGCTGAGTGGGGCTGAAGATGCAGACCTGAGATCCTCCTCTGGAAGAGGTTCACTTCTGACCAGGAGAGGCATCACTTTAAGAGTCCTGCTGAAGGATGGTCTTGTGGAGCCTGGAGATGGAGTTCTGTCCATACACTACCTG GGTAAAAAGTTTGTTGGAGATCTTCTGAATGATGGGAAGATTCGTTGGGTGGAGACCGGGCAGATCTTTAACTCTCCAAGCGCGTGGGCCACACACTGTAAACGCCTGGTGAACCCGGCCAAAAAATCTGGCTGTGGCTGGGCATCGGTGCGATACCGGGGACAGAAACTGGTCCAGTACAAAACCACCTGGCTACACAAATACCAGCCCAGTGCTGACATG AGTCTAATAAGTGAAGGAGAAGATGATGAGATgggagatgatgatgaagaggaaggGAAAACGACCATTCCAGTAGAGGACAAGAATAAAAAGTCCAAACCTGAGCTGCACG AGATTGGCCTGACGCAgagaagagacagagagagaattCCAGTCAGGTACTGCACTCTTGGCACCAGAGATGCCGCAAG GGATCCTCACACCCTTGTCGAACTGTCTGCCTTTTCAGCAATCAACCGCTTCCAGCCTTTTAATGTAGCCGTTTCCAGCAATGTTCTGCTTCTAATG GATTTCCACTGTCACCTGACCTCAAGTGAGGTGGTGGGGTATTTAGGAGGTCGTtgggacacaaacacacaat TGCTTACAGTCCTGCGCGCATTTCCATGCCGCACACGATTGGCTGATAAAGATGCCGCTCCAGCTGTCGAAGAAGAG ATTTGTCAGAATCTCTTCATGCGTGGCCTGTCATTGGTGGGATGGTATCACAGTCACCCACGAGGCCCCGCCCTTCCGTCTCTACAGGACATTGATTCGCAGATGGATCACCAGCTCCGCCTACAAGGCAGCAGTAACGGTTTCCAGCCCTGTCTAGGGATTATCTGTG GACCCTATTACCATGGTAACCAAGGtgtggcctccacaatcaccccATTCTGGGTAGTGCCTCCTCCTGAG CAACGACCGAATGATCACGGGATCCCAGTGGCGGTAGAGGTCACATATGTGCAGGACAACTTCCTCACTACAGACGTGCTCAACGAGATG ATGCTGTTGGTGGAGTTTTATCGGTCTGCTCCTGACCTGGTGCAGTTCAGTCAGATGTGGAGCCCTAATACCTCAATACTCGACAAAATCAAG GCTTCTCTGAGTGGCCACGCACCCAAAGACCAGGCGTACGCACAGATCCTGGAGCATGTGTACAACCAACTGCGCAACACTCAGTGA
- the mpnd gene encoding MPN domain-containing protein isoform X1 yields MEPPSSPQVVEEGADEEDEELSGAEDADLRSSSGRGSLLTRRGITLRVLLKDGLVEPGDGVLSIHYLGKKFVGDLLNDGKIRWVETGQIFNSPSAWATHCKRLVNPAKKSGCGWASVRYRGQKLVQYKTTWLHKYQPSADMSLISEGEDDEMGDDDEEEGKTTIPVEDKNKKSKPELHEIGLTQRRDRERIPVRYCTLGTRDAARDPHTLVELSAFSAINRFQPFNVAVSSNVLLLMDFHCHLTSSEVVGYLGGRWDTNTQLLTVLRAFPCRTRLADKDAAPAVEEEICQNLFMRGLSLVGWYHSHPRGPALPSLQDIDSQMDHQLRLQGSSNGFQPCLGIICGPYYHGNQGVASTITPFWVVPPPEQRPNDHGIPVAVEVTYVQDNFLTTDVLNEMMLLVEFYRSAPDLVQFSQMWSPNTSILDKIKASLSGHAPKDQAYAQILEHVYNQLRNTQ; encoded by the exons ATGG AGCCGCCCTCATCTCCTCAGGTGGTGGAGGAAGGAGCAGATGAGGAGGATGAGGAGCTGAGTGGGGCTGAAGATGCAGACCTGAGATCCTCCTCTGGAAGAGGTTCACTTCTGACCAGGAGAGGCATCACTTTAAGAGTCCTGCTGAAGGATGGTCTTGTGGAGCCTGGAGATGGAGTTCTGTCCATACACTACCTG GGTAAAAAGTTTGTTGGAGATCTTCTGAATGATGGGAAGATTCGTTGGGTGGAGACCGGGCAGATCTTTAACTCTCCAAGCGCGTGGGCCACACACTGTAAACGCCTGGTGAACCCGGCCAAAAAATCTGGCTGTGGCTGGGCATCGGTGCGATACCGGGGACAGAAACTGGTCCAGTACAAAACCACCTGGCTACACAAATACCAGCCCAGTGCTGACATG AGTCTAATAAGTGAAGGAGAAGATGATGAGATgggagatgatgatgaagaggaaggGAAAACGACCATTCCAGTAGAGGACAAGAATAAAAAGTCCAAACCTGAGCTGCACG AGATTGGCCTGACGCAgagaagagacagagagagaattCCAGTCAGGTACTGCACTCTTGGCACCAGAGATGCCGCAAG GGATCCTCACACCCTTGTCGAACTGTCTGCCTTTTCAGCAATCAACCGCTTCCAGCCTTTTAATGTAGCCGTTTCCAGCAATGTTCTGCTTCTAATG GATTTCCACTGTCACCTGACCTCAAGTGAGGTGGTGGGGTATTTAGGAGGTCGTtgggacacaaacacacaat TGCTTACAGTCCTGCGCGCATTTCCATGCCGCACACGATTGGCTGATAAAGATGCCGCTCCAGCTGTCGAAGAAGAG ATTTGTCAGAATCTCTTCATGCGTGGCCTGTCATTGGTGGGATGGTATCACAGTCACCCACGAGGCCCCGCCCTTCCGTCTCTACAGGACATTGATTCGCAGATGGATCACCAGCTCCGCCTACAAGGCAGCAGTAACGGTTTCCAGCCCTGTCTAGGGATTATCTGTG GACCCTATTACCATGGTAACCAAGGtgtggcctccacaatcaccccATTCTGGGTAGTGCCTCCTCCTGAG CAACGACCGAATGATCACGGGATCCCAGTGGCGGTAGAGGTCACATATGTGCAGGACAACTTCCTCACTACAGACGTGCTCAACGAGATG ATGCTGTTGGTGGAGTTTTATCGGTCTGCTCCTGACCTGGTGCAGTTCAGTCAGATGTGGAGCCCTAATACCTCAATACTCGACAAAATCAAG GCTTCTCTGAGTGGCCACGCACCCAAAGACCAGGCGTACGCACAGATCCTGGAGCATGTGTACAACCAACTGCGCAACACTCAGTGA